Proteins encoded in a region of the Populus nigra chromosome 3, ddPopNigr1.1, whole genome shotgun sequence genome:
- the LOC133688268 gene encoding LOW QUALITY PROTEIN: glycosyltransferase BC10 (The sequence of the model RefSeq protein was modified relative to this genomic sequence to represent the inferred CDS: inserted 2 bases in 1 codon; substituted 1 base at 1 genomic stop codon), translating to MKSLLKWVTTNTSQDDDSLLHLASQVNRRPKSPKKLAFLFLTTTPLPFAPPWELYFNQIKXRSTLFNIYIHADPTYKHDPPFTGVFTDNVIHSKPAKRSTPTLISAVRRLLSYALLHDPSTSIFALLSPSCIPLHSFNFTFKFLTNSGKSFIEILDNDGGAHDRWAARGEESMLPEVGFKDFRIESQFWVSTRKHARMVVRDMRIWPKFNQTCLREDTCYPEENYFPTHIHMQDPRGSVSATLTSVDWSIISAGGHPRKYKAPEVGPDFILSLRNRRPRYGYEGINGSDLSVMKRNDPFLFARKFSPDSIQPLISIAKDIILNDXDNGVVGLCLHVVTAGCYAASHPMVMVLCVFTFLMGPTSTMN from the exons ATGAAATCTCTACTTAAATG GGTCACCACCAATACCTCTCAAGATGACGACTCACTTCTACATCTTGCTTCCCAAGTCAATCGAAGACCTAAATCACCAAAGAAACTAGCTTTCTTGTTTTTGACGACTACACCTCTTCCCTTTGCACCTCCATGGGAACTCTACTTTAACCAAATTAA TAGAAGTACTCTCTTTAACATCTATATCCATGCAGACCCAACTTACAAGCACGACCCGCCATTTACAGGGGTTTTCACAGACAATGTTATCCACTCAAAACCAGCTAAAAGATCAACCCCCACTCTCATATCGGCGGTGCGTCGGTTACTATCCTACGCGCTTCTTCATGACCCTTCCACTTCCATTTTTGCCCTTTTATCCCCTTCTTGTATTCCTCTACATTCGTTCAACTTCACATTCAAATTCTTGACCAACTCGGGGAAGAGTTTTATTGAGATACTTGACAATGACGGTGGTGCTCATGATAGATGGGCGGCGCGTGGTGAAGAGTCGATGCTCCCGGAGGTGGGGTTTAAAGATTTTCGTATCGAGTCCCAGTTTTGGGTATCAACACGTAAGCATGCGAGGATGGTAGTGAGGGACATGAGGATTTGGCCCAAATTTAACCAAACTTGCTTGAGGGAGGACACATGTTATCCTGAAGAGAATTACTTCCCTACCCATATCCATATGCAGGACCCGCGCGGGTCAGTTTCTGCCACCCTGACAAGCGTTGACTGGAGTATTATTAGTGCTGGTGGTCACCCACGTAAGTATAAGGCGCCTGAGGTGGGCCCAGATTTTATATTGAGCTTGAGAAACAGAAGGCCGAGGTATGGTTACGAGGGAATAAACGGCTCTGATTTGTCAGTGATGAAACGAAATGACCCGTTCTTGTTTGCGAGGAAATTTTCTCCTGATTCGATCCAGCCGTTAATCAGTATAGCGAAGGATATCATCTTGAATGATTAGGATAATGGCGTTGTT GGGCTGTGCCTTCATGTCGTCACTGCTGGCTGCTATGCAGCTTCCCATCCCATGGTGATGGTTTTATGTGTTTTCACTTTCCTGATGGGGCCAACTAGCACCATGAATTGA
- the LOC133689028 gene encoding uncharacterized protein LOC133689028, translating to MPRPGPRPYECVRRAWHSDRHLPIRGSLIQEIFRLVNEAHSSTSKKNKEWQEKLPVVVLKAEEIMYSKANSEAEYMELKTLWDRTNDAINTIIRRDESTETGELLQPCIEAALNLGCTPRRASRSQRNCNPSFYLGPSTQEPNTLSSGSVHSAIQANRTSNSHVLPNYSSMVKPIIMNSTPPGSESQDFVGQSNGTSNRFLFIDDSIPLSNANQCLPLGNYRMPSLCSVYPLYYGSCLEPQRGCGALPETFPGTMEPVKVAVMQNFFPCNEDTPVKTCHADHKDSPLQPQEIGCDLSLRLGSLPAPMMSVKTKSLKDAKDGGHECSQEGGKVDDWMPQADKELPFFTRVNVADPLVSHSSKSREHVNIDERKKKRKAVLDHHVEDQFCWQPKLHCNQLTCRMKSAGS from the exons atgccTAGACCAGGACCAAGACCTTATGAATGTGTTAGGAGAGCTTGGCACAGTGATAGACACCTACCCATCAGAGGTTCTCTGATTCAAGAAATTTTCCG ACTTGTTAATGAGGCTCATAGCTCAACAAGTAAGAAGAACAAGGAATGGCAAGAGAAGCTCCCAGTTGTTGTCCTGAAAGCAGAAGAAATTATGTACTCGAAAGCGAATTCTGAG GCTGAATACATGGAGCTTAAGACACTTTGGGACAGAACAAATGATGCCATTAATACCATAATTCGGCGTGATGAGAGTACGGAAACTGGAGAGCTTCTTCAACCTTGCATTGAAG CTGCCCTTAATTTGGGCTGCACACCGAGAAGAGCCTCAAGGAGCCAACGGAATTGCAATCCGAGCTTTTACCTTGGTCCTAGCACTCAGGAACCAAACACTTTGTCCTCTGGTTCTGTGCACAGTGCCATTCAGGCTAATCGTACATCCAACTCGCATGTCCTCCCTAATTATTCAAGCATGGTAAAACCCATAATCATGAATTCCACCCCTCCAGGCTCAGAATCACAAGACTTTGTTGGCCAAAGCAATGGCACTTCTAACAGATTTCTTTTTATAGATGATAGCATTCCTCTATCTAACGCTAACCAATGTTTACCCTTGGGAAATTACCGTATGCCAAGCTTGTGCTCGGTTTACCCTTTATACTATGGTAGTTGCCTAGAACCACAGCGAGGTTGTGGAGCTCTTCCTGAGACTTTTCCTGGCACCATGGAGCCTGTCAAGGTGGCTGTTATGCAAAACTTCTTCCCTTGTAACGAGGACACTCCTGTTAAAACCTGCCATGCTGATCACAAGGACAGTCCTTTGCAACCACAAGAAATTGGGTGCGATCTATCATTGAGGTTGGGTTCTCTCCCAGCTCCAATGATGAGTGTGAAGACCAAGTCCCTCAAAGATGCCAAAGACGGTGGTCATGAATGTTCTCAAGAGGGGGGTAAGGTTGATGATTGGATGCCCCAAGCGGACAAGGAGTTACCTTTCTTCACTAGGGTCAATGTGGCTGACCCGTTAGTTTCACATTCAAGCAAATCGAGGgaacatgtaaatatagatgagagaaagaaaaaacgcAAGGCGGTATTGGATCACCATGTTGAGGATCAATTTTGCTGGCAGCCAAAGCTTCATTGTAATCAGTTAACTTGCAGAATGAAAAGTGCCGGTTCGTAG